The Salvelinus alpinus chromosome 35, SLU_Salpinus.1, whole genome shotgun sequence genome window below encodes:
- the LOC139564420 gene encoding potassium voltage-gated channel subfamily V member 1-like, giving the protein MMSSSSSPAEFYRDRTSLVSIDSSVFYSEPPLVCDDPLDFFTINVGGSRYVLSQELLASHPETRLGKLALSTRDSALELCDDADFLKNEFFFDRSSQTFQYVINFYRTGHLHVREELCVLSFFQEIEYWGIDELCIDPCCRERYYRRKELKESLDMRNEAETDESQDDDFNGAACPDLRRRLWDLLEKPESSRAARAFGTLSIIFVAVSIVNIVLISLDLGNVCGNGIGDESGGNDGGTPFFVDALEYLCVVWFTGELVLRFVSVRDKCRFTRSVPNVIDLLAILPFYVTLAVESLHGGSTELENMGRVVQVLRLMRSLRMLKLGRHSTGLKSLGLTITQCYEEVGLLLLFLSVGISIFATVEFSLEHDIPGTTFSSVPCAWWWATTSMTTVGYGDIRPDTTLGKVLAFLCILSGILILALPIAIINDRFSACYFTLKMKEAALRHGEALKRLAARGGGVNLRDVYAMSVMEMLRLQGRERASTHSSGGGELWW; this is encoded by the exons ATGATGAGCAGCTCATCCAGCCCAGCTGAGTTCTACAGGGACAGGACCTCCCTCGTGTCCATAGACTCTAGCGTCTTCTACAGCGAGCCCCCTCTTGTCTGTGACGACCCACTGGACTTCTTCACCATCAACGTGGGAGGTAGCCGCTACGTTCTCTCGCAGGAGCTGCTGGCATCCCACCCAGAAACCCGTCTGGGCAAGCTGGCCCTGTCCACACGGGACTCTGCCCTGGAGCTCTGTGACGACGCTGACTTCCTGAAGAATGAGTTCTTCTTCGACCGCAGCTCACAGACCTTCCAGTATGTGATTAACTTCTACCGCACAGGCCACCTGCATGTCAGGGAGGAGCTTTGCGTGCTCTCCTTCTTCCAGGAGATTGAGTACTGGGGCATCGACGAGCTCTGCATCGACCCCTGCTGTCGGGAACGCTACTACCGCCGCAAGGAGCTCAAGGAGAGCCTGGACATGCGGAACGAGGCTGAGACTGACGAAAGCCAGGACGACGACTTCAACGGCGCTGCGTGCCCAGATCTCCGGCGGCGCCTGTGGGACCTGCTGGAGAAGCCAGAGTCTTCACGAGCGGCACGCGCCTTCGGCACGCTGTCCATCATCTTCGTGGCGGTGTCCATTGTCAACATTGTGCTCATCTCGCTGGACCTGGGGAATGTGTGTGGGAACGGGATCGGTGACGAGAGCGGGGGCAATGATGGGGGTACACCTTTCTTCGTGGACGCACTGGAATATTTGTGCGTGGTGTGGTTCACCGGCGAGCTGGTGTTGCGCTTTGTCTCCGTGCGCGACAAGTGCCGCTTCACCCGTAGTGTTCCCAATGTGATCGACCTGCTGGCCATCCTGCCCTTCTATGTGACTCTGGCAGTTGAGAGTCTGCACGGTGGCTCTACAGAGCTGGAGAACATGGGCCGCGTGGTGCAGGTGCTCAGGCTCATGAGGTCCCTCCGCATGCTCAAACTAGGACGCCACTCCACAG GCCTCAAGTCCCTGGGCCTGACCATCACCCAGTGCTACGAGGAGGTGGGTCTCTTGCTCCTCTTCCTCTCCGTGGGCATCTCCATCTTCGCCACGGTGGAGTTCTCCCTGGAGCATGACATCCCCGGTACCACCTTCAGCAGCGTGCCGTGTGCCTGGTGGTGGGCCACCACCTCCATGACCACGGTGGGCTACGGAGACATCCGCCCCGACACCACCCTGGGCAAGGTGCTGGCCTTTCTCTGCATCTTGTCTGGCATCCTGATCTTGGCACTGCCCATCGCTATCATCAACGACCGCTTCTCTGCCTGCTACTTCACTCTCAAGATGAAGGAGGCGGCGCTGCGGCACGGGGAGGCGCTCAAGAGGCTGGCAGCAAGGGGAGGAGGGGTGAACCTGAGGGATGTTTACGCCATGAGTGTGATGGAGATGCTGAGGCTGCAAGGGAGGGAGAGGGCCAGCACACATAGTAGTGGAGGGGGTGAGCTCTGGTGGTAG